Proteins found in one Nostoc sp. NIES-3756 genomic segment:
- a CDS encoding helix-turn-helix transcriptional regulator: MKQKPKPKIALLREKAGLTQLELSRLVGVTESTIQNWESGRTGTDHIERIIRFCKALNCQVEDLIEYKDELTEEFVTKPTSLNDIHHLLGTEEATSASRFDAGYSQQPKSPEISF; the protein is encoded by the coding sequence GTGAAACAAAAGCCAAAACCAAAAATCGCATTGTTGCGGGAAAAAGCAGGATTAACTCAGTTGGAACTGTCTCGTCTTGTTGGTGTGACTGAAAGCACTATTCAAAACTGGGAAAGTGGCCGGACTGGAACAGACCATATTGAAAGAATTATTAGGTTTTGTAAAGCCTTGAATTGTCAAGTAGAAGACCTGATTGAGTATAAAGATGAATTAACCGAGGAATTTGTCACTAAACCTACTTCTCTAAATGACATTCATCATCTGTTAGGTACTGAAGAGGCGACTTCAGCTAGTCGTTTTGATGCTGGATACTCTCAACAGCCAAAGTCACCTGAAATCAGTTTCTAG
- a CDS encoding glycosyltransferase family 4 protein: protein MHILIYSYNYYPEPIGIAPLMTELAEGLAQRGHQVRVITGMPNYPQREIYEEYKGKWYVTEQKNGVTIQRSYLRIKSKPNLIDRLLLELSFIFTSLPQAFNGKKPDLILLTIPPLLVSLPATLLSWIYQCPVVLNVQDILPEAAVRVGLMTNKLMIRFCEIIEKFAYKHATKISVIAEGFRDNLIGKGVSAKKITCIPNWVNVNFIRPLAKKNAWRTAHQLDNKFVVMYSGNIALTQGLETVIAAAAYLRHIPDISFVIIGESTALSRLQKYCLSCGADNVLLLPLQPREQLPQTLAAADVSLVVQKSNVIAFNMPSKIPLALASGRPIVGSVPAIGTAAKVIRESGGGIIVEPESPEALAAAVLEIYKNPTLATKLGYQGRKFAEEYFSFEQAIEQYEDLFFELLGKKRIKLAPVTKLSPPESVKI from the coding sequence ATGCACATTCTCATCTACTCTTATAACTACTATCCAGAGCCAATAGGCATTGCACCTTTAATGACTGAACTGGCGGAGGGTTTAGCACAAAGAGGGCATCAGGTGCGAGTGATTACAGGAATGCCTAACTACCCCCAACGAGAAATTTACGAGGAATATAAAGGTAAATGGTACGTTACAGAGCAAAAAAATGGCGTAACAATTCAGCGCAGTTACCTACGGATTAAATCCAAACCCAACCTCATAGATAGATTATTACTAGAGTTAAGTTTTATTTTTACTAGCTTACCCCAAGCCTTTAACGGTAAAAAACCCGACTTGATTTTATTAACCATACCCCCACTTCTAGTATCACTACCAGCCACCTTACTTAGTTGGATTTATCAGTGTCCTGTAGTGTTAAATGTACAAGATATATTACCGGAAGCAGCCGTGCGCGTCGGACTGATGACCAATAAATTAATGATTCGCTTTTGCGAAATTATAGAAAAATTTGCTTATAAACATGCTACTAAGATTAGTGTGATTGCTGAAGGCTTCCGTGACAATTTAATCGGTAAAGGGGTAAGTGCTAAAAAAATTACTTGTATTCCTAATTGGGTGAATGTCAATTTTATCCGTCCCTTAGCTAAGAAAAATGCCTGGAGAACAGCCCACCAACTAGATAATAAATTTGTGGTGATGTACTCTGGGAACATCGCACTCACACAAGGTTTAGAGACTGTCATCGCCGCAGCCGCCTATCTGCGCCACATTCCAGATATTAGCTTTGTCATTATTGGTGAATCAACAGCCTTATCTAGATTACAAAAATATTGTCTATCTTGTGGGGCTGATAATGTTTTACTCTTGCCGTTGCAGCCTAGAGAACAATTACCACAAACTTTGGCGGCGGCTGATGTCAGCTTAGTCGTCCAGAAAAGCAATGTGATTGCTTTTAATATGCCCTCCAAGATCCCACTCGCATTAGCTTCAGGTCGTCCGATTGTAGGTTCAGTACCAGCAATTGGTACAGCCGCCAAAGTCATCAGAGAAAGTGGCGGTGGGATAATTGTAGAGCCAGAATCACCAGAAGCCTTAGCAGCAGCAGTGTTGGAGATATATAAAAATCCTACACTAGCCACAAAGTTAGGCTACCAAGGTAGGAAATTCGCAGAGGAATATTTTTCCTTTGAGCAAGCAATTGAGCAGTATGAAGACTTATTTTTTGAGTTATTGGGTAAGAAGAGGATCAAGCTTGCTCCTGTGACGAAATTGAGTCCGCCAGAATCTGTTAAGATATAA
- a CDS encoding mechanosensitive ion channel family protein, which translates to MNILIILGEIIFLLVIFWLINWLIGIMLKQLTRISLLQGKTSGITFLRHSIRRILFLVSVVLCLVLTGINGMLVYRGEDLQQFQLDIIRSLPTQFWTNAVTASLKTVSLLLLVKLSISPLSRGIDWVCEYTKRVDQIKANDESVNAFFRVLKRIIIHTVWIYSAILCAQFLYLPQIVSKYIYIALKIYITISLGLLIVKAVATIVDTLDALSLKYSKHNDLLRLYEHLRHLIPLFKKCLEYVLYIGIVNLVVPEIEPIAWISAYTPRIVQIIGVFFISNVLIEVVYFVLDEFYLKTTDVNDSQRQKRLTLIPLMRSFAKYFIYFTAGVTILKLIGIDPAPILAGAGIVGIAVGLGAQNLINDVVCGFLILFENYYLVGDYVEVGKVEERNIEGTVEAIELRTTHVRHPDGQLQIVRNGDIGSIINFSKQYIYARVEVRVAYNSNLDHVYRVVEKVGQQLKVEENDVLEPTRVAGLEHFGEDHLLLLTLTKVKPGKHLHIQRVLRKILKETFSQEEIEISGMAKN; encoded by the coding sequence ATAAATATACTAATTATTCTGGGAGAAATTATATTTTTATTAGTCATTTTTTGGCTGATTAACTGGCTGATTGGCATAATGCTCAAGCAGTTGACTAGAATTTCTTTGCTGCAAGGAAAAACTTCAGGTATTACCTTCCTGCGTCACAGCATTAGGAGAATTTTATTTTTAGTTTCTGTGGTGCTATGTTTGGTGCTGACTGGTATCAATGGAATGCTCGTTTATCGAGGTGAAGACCTCCAGCAATTTCAACTAGATATTATTCGTAGTCTTCCTACTCAATTTTGGACTAATGCTGTTACTGCGAGTTTGAAAACAGTTAGTTTGCTCTTGCTAGTTAAATTGAGCATTTCACCCCTAAGTCGTGGTATAGATTGGGTTTGTGAATACACAAAAAGAGTAGATCAAATTAAGGCTAATGATGAAAGTGTCAATGCTTTCTTCAGAGTCTTAAAAAGAATTATTATTCATACTGTCTGGATATATTCTGCTATTTTATGCGCTCAATTTCTCTACCTTCCACAAATTGTTAGTAAATATATTTATATAGCTTTAAAAATATACATTACTATCTCTCTGGGTTTACTCATTGTTAAAGCTGTAGCGACTATTGTAGATACACTTGATGCGTTAAGTCTGAAATATTCTAAACATAATGATTTACTCAGATTATACGAGCATTTACGTCACTTAATTCCACTGTTTAAAAAGTGTTTAGAATACGTCCTCTATATCGGTATAGTCAATCTTGTTGTTCCAGAAATAGAACCCATTGCTTGGATAAGTGCTTATACCCCTAGAATTGTACAAATTATAGGAGTTTTCTTTATTAGTAATGTTTTGATTGAAGTCGTTTACTTCGTTTTGGATGAGTTTTATTTAAAAACTACAGATGTCAATGACTCACAACGACAGAAACGGCTGACACTAATTCCCTTGATGCGAAGTTTCGCCAAATATTTTATTTATTTTACTGCTGGTGTAACTATACTTAAGCTCATTGGTATCGATCCTGCGCCTATCTTAGCAGGTGCAGGAATTGTGGGTATAGCTGTTGGTCTTGGGGCGCAAAATCTGATTAATGATGTCGTTTGTGGATTTTTGATTTTGTTTGAAAACTATTATTTAGTGGGTGATTATGTTGAAGTCGGGAAAGTAGAAGAAAGAAATATTGAGGGGACTGTAGAAGCAATTGAGCTAAGAACAACTCATGTCCGCCATCCTGATGGTCAATTGCAGATTGTTCGTAATGGAGATATTGGCTCGATTATTAACTTTTCTAAGCAATATATATATGCCAGGGTAGAGGTTAGAGTTGCCTACAACTCAAATTTAGATCATGTCTATAGAGTGGTTGAAAAGGTAGGACAACAGCTAAAAGTAGAAGAAAATGATGTTTTAGAACCTACACGGGTGGCTGGACTAGAACATTTTGGAGAAGATCACTTGTTACTGCTGACTCTAACAAAAGTCAAGCCAGGAAAACACCTGCATATTCAGCGTGTCCTCCGCAAGATATTAAAAGAGACTTTTAGTCAGGAAGAAATTGAAATTAGCGGTATGGCCAAAAATTAA
- a CDS encoding TerB family tellurite resistance protein, with amino-acid sequence MSITQDVIPASEFLKKNLGISAIPTEAYLNYGYALLAIAGADGEVSEDEFNWLVNHQRLAGAPEEVIAKYKTFDYKNTDLEALLSKITVDVPTWSKSRSLLYHAIQMARADQNYSIEEQKAVKKASKLLKLEDDIALAIDRLIQTEEAVTALRKALLQTEVLA; translated from the coding sequence ATGAGTATTACTCAAGATGTGATTCCCGCTTCAGAATTTTTGAAAAAGAATTTAGGTATTTCTGCAATTCCTACTGAAGCATATCTTAACTATGGATATGCACTACTTGCTATTGCTGGAGCCGATGGCGAAGTGTCAGAAGACGAATTTAACTGGTTAGTAAATCATCAACGTTTGGCTGGCGCTCCTGAAGAAGTAATAGCGAAATATAAAACATTTGACTATAAAAATACTGATTTAGAAGCTCTACTGAGTAAGATTACAGTTGATGTTCCTACTTGGTCTAAATCAAGGTCATTGTTATATCATGCTATTCAAATGGCTCGTGCTGATCAGAATTACTCAATTGAAGAGCAAAAAGCTGTTAAAAAGGCCAGTAAACTGTTAAAGCTTGAAGATGATATTGCGCTTGCTATCGATAGATTGATACAGACAGAAGAAGCTGTTACTGCATTACGTAAGGCGTTACTACAAACTGAAGTTTTAGCTTAA
- a CDS encoding phytochelatin synthase family protein — protein MIQALSFKLLLLRGKEMDLDNLSQISKRDLEIIQLHQFQQPIYCCNVTAIAYAFTALGYLTTVDEIFYVTQLPISSVLDDGMTLAETYDTCRTYIERKGFPISIRVEHFDKPSITLESFIREVEAAVCDESDVHILNFNTRIVHENPSLEGGHFSLLADYDPKTQEVTIADTNPKRYTRFWKCPIQRLYTACVDKDSSSNRSRGMIVLRRQEKAMLAGNGAIHPSEIALNALHSENG, from the coding sequence ATGATACAAGCACTGTCTTTTAAGCTGTTACTACTCAGGGGTAAAGAAATGGATTTAGATAACCTATCGCAGATTTCTAAACGCGATTTGGAAATCATTCAACTACATCAGTTTCAACAACCCATATACTGTTGTAATGTGACTGCGATCGCCTATGCTTTTACTGCATTGGGATATCTAACTACTGTTGATGAGATTTTCTACGTCACCCAACTGCCGATCTCATCGGTTCTAGATGATGGTATGACGTTAGCAGAAACTTACGATACCTGCCGCACCTATATTGAAAGAAAAGGCTTCCCTATTTCCATTCGGGTGGAACATTTTGATAAACCGAGTATAACGCTTGAATCTTTTATCCGTGAGGTTGAAGCTGCCGTTTGTGATGAAAGTGATGTTCACATCCTTAACTTCAATACTCGTATTGTCCATGAAAACCCCAGCTTAGAAGGTGGTCACTTCTCCTTATTGGCAGACTATGACCCCAAAACTCAAGAAGTCACCATTGCAGATACAAATCCCAAACGGTATACCCGATTTTGGAAATGCCCAATTCAGCGTTTATATACAGCTTGCGTAGATAAGGATTCCTCATCAAATCGCTCCCGTGGCATGATTGTGCTACGCAGACAAGAGAAAGCCATGTTGGCAGGCAACGGAGCAATTCATCCATCAGAAATCGCTTTAAACGCTCTCCATTCTGAAAACGGTTGA
- a CDS encoding ABC transporter ATP-binding protein/permease — MTTQVIQNQPSTNPFLGLMQFWEDVKAIASPYWYPNSANERVFSDVIRAWGMLILLLLLIIAFVGATAFNTFIYRYLIDVIIQEKDYSKFNYSIAIYAAGLVAVTLLVGCTRSVRRQISLDWYIWLENVILNKYLHNRAYYKINFQSDIDNPDQRLAQEIEPVTYNSLSFSATFLEKILEMLAFLAIIWSISQTIAITLIVYTIICNFLGVYLSQELININQAELASKGDYSYSLTHVRNHAESIAFYQGEKKEQNIIKRRFLIVIKNIQQRIDWERNQAIFNRGYRSAIELGMLLVLAPLYMRGEIDFGQVGQATTASYQFASALEELIREFGVSGRFSSYVERLAEFSNALQEVSKQTENASTIKIIEDNQIAFENVTLQTPNYEQVIVENLSVSVQPGEGLLIVGPSGRGKSSLLRAIAGLWNAGTGRLVRPPLEEVLFLPQRPYIILGTLREQLLYPKTNLQMTDVELRTVLQQVNLQNLLYRSEGFDTEVPWETKLSLGEQQRLAFARLLITRPRFTILDEATSALDLHNERNLYQKLQETRTTYISVGHRESLFNYHQWVLELSQDSSWRLLTVQEYRHQKNNTQITPNNESPKQSQILMNIGISEGLSHKEMSELTQYSISTIRSKASKGDSITARDGFTYRYNKNPNVLKWLRVES; from the coding sequence ATGACAACTCAAGTTATTCAAAATCAACCTTCAACAAATCCCTTTTTAGGTTTGATGCAATTCTGGGAGGATGTAAAGGCGATCGCGTCTCCTTATTGGTATCCCAACTCGGCAAATGAAAGAGTGTTCTCAGATGTTATTCGTGCCTGGGGGATGCTTATTCTCCTATTATTGCTCATAATCGCTTTTGTTGGTGCAACTGCATTTAATACTTTTATCTATCGTTACTTAATAGATGTCATAATTCAAGAAAAAGATTATTCTAAATTTAATTATAGTATAGCGATTTATGCGGCTGGACTTGTTGCAGTCACACTCTTAGTAGGATGTACGAGAAGCGTGAGGAGGCAAATTTCTCTTGATTGGTATATATGGTTAGAAAATGTAATTTTAAATAAATATTTGCATAATCGCGCTTATTATAAAATTAATTTTCAAAGCGATATTGATAACCCAGATCAACGTTTAGCACAAGAAATTGAACCTGTTACTTATAACTCTCTCAGTTTTTCAGCCACTTTTCTAGAAAAAATCCTAGAGATGTTGGCTTTCTTAGCAATTATCTGGTCAATTTCTCAAACAATAGCTATTACTCTCATTGTTTACACAATTATATGTAATTTTCTTGGTGTTTACTTAAGTCAAGAATTAATTAATATTAATCAAGCAGAACTTGCATCTAAAGGTGATTATAGCTACTCTCTAACTCACGTTCGCAATCACGCTGAATCCATAGCTTTTTATCAAGGGGAAAAGAAAGAGCAAAATATCATTAAACGCCGATTTCTAATTGTTATCAAAAATATTCAACAAAGGATTGATTGGGAAAGAAATCAAGCAATTTTTAACAGGGGATATCGGTCTGCGATTGAACTTGGTATGCTCTTAGTACTTGCACCTTTATATATGAGAGGTGAAATTGATTTTGGACAAGTTGGACAAGCTACTACAGCCAGCTATCAGTTTGCCAGCGCTCTGGAAGAATTAATCCGTGAATTTGGTGTTTCTGGGCGTTTTTCTAGTTACGTTGAGCGTTTAGCTGAGTTTTCCAACGCGCTACAAGAAGTAAGTAAACAAACCGAAAATGCCAGTACTATTAAAATAATAGAAGATAATCAAATTGCTTTTGAGAATGTCACTTTACAAACGCCCAACTATGAACAGGTAATTGTTGAGAATTTGTCAGTTTCCGTTCAGCCTGGAGAAGGTTTGTTGATTGTCGGGCCGAGTGGTCGAGGTAAAAGTTCACTGTTAAGAGCGATCGCAGGTTTGTGGAATGCGGGAACAGGTCGTTTGGTGCGACCTCCCCTAGAGGAAGTCTTATTTTTACCCCAACGTCCTTATATCATTTTGGGAACTCTGCGTGAACAGTTACTCTACCCTAAAACTAATCTTCAAATGACCGACGTAGAACTGAGAACCGTTTTACAACAAGTCAATCTGCAAAACTTGCTCTATCGCTCTGAAGGCTTTGACACTGAAGTTCCTTGGGAAACTAAGTTATCATTGGGAGAACAACAACGCCTGGCTTTTGCGCGTCTGTTAATCACTCGTCCGAGGTTTACCATATTGGATGAAGCAACAAGTGCTTTAGATTTGCATAACGAACGTAATTTATATCAAAAATTACAAGAGACGAGAACAACGTATATCAGTGTGGGACATCGAGAAAGTCTATTTAATTATCATCAATGGGTTTTAGAACTTTCACAAGATTCTAGTTGGCGACTTCTAACTGTACAAGAATATCGCCATCAAAAAAACAACACTCAAATTACACCTAATAATGAGTCGCCAAAGCAATCACAAATATTAATGAACATAGGTATAAGCGAAGGGCTTTCTCATAAAGAAATGAGTGAGTTAACTCAATATTCCATTAGCACTATTAGAAGTAAGGCCAGTAAAGGAGATTCTATAACTGCTAGAGATGGTTTTACCTACCGCTATAACAAAAATCCAAATGTGTTGAAATGGCTACGGGTTGAAAGTTAA
- a CDS encoding polysaccharide deacetylase family protein, protein MQFAPLFPIIHRILQPAFPSCVWSGNRNTKAIALTFDDGPHPQYTPELLAVLDRYSITASFFWLGACVNRNPSIAKAICDRGHWIGLHGYDHRSFPMLSPIELKDSLEKTQTAIYNACNLPPEKVRDVRPPNGLFTPKTLNLLQQWKYRPVMWSVVPEDWVRPGVTEVVQRVLKQVQNGSLIVLHDGACGGQDVAATIQLLIPQLLEQGYQFITVDAFWRQLETDQLVIEHSQL, encoded by the coding sequence ATGCAGTTTGCGCCTCTGTTCCCAATTATTCATCGGATTCTCCAGCCAGCTTTTCCTAGCTGTGTTTGGAGTGGAAATCGCAATACCAAAGCGATCGCTTTAACTTTTGATGATGGCCCCCATCCCCAATACACCCCCGAATTATTAGCAGTCCTAGATCGCTACAGCATTACTGCTAGTTTTTTTTGGTTGGGTGCTTGTGTTAACCGTAACCCCAGCATTGCAAAAGCAATCTGCGATCGCGGTCATTGGATAGGCTTGCACGGTTACGACCATCGCTCCTTCCCCATGCTATCGCCTATCGAACTCAAAGATAGCCTAGAAAAAACTCAAACTGCCATCTATAATGCTTGTAACCTCCCACCGGAAAAAGTGCGTGATGTCAGACCACCCAACGGGTTATTTACACCCAAAACCTTAAACCTATTGCAGCAGTGGAAATATCGTCCAGTCATGTGGAGTGTTGTTCCTGAAGACTGGGTAAGACCTGGAGTGACAGAAGTAGTACAACGAGTTCTCAAGCAGGTGCAGAATGGATCACTAATTGTGCTACATGATGGTGCTTGTGGTGGACAAGATGTAGCAGCAACAATTCAACTATTGATCCCGCAATTGCTAGAACAAGGCTACCAATTTATAACTGTTGATGCTTTTTGGCGACAATTAGAAACTGATCAATTAGTAATTGAGCATTCGCAATTGTAA